In Pseudoalteromonas sp. MM1, a single window of DNA contains:
- the serC gene encoding 3-phosphoserine/phosphohydroxythreonine transaminase — protein sequence MSKYNFCAGPAMLPQAVMQKAQKEFLDWQDLGVSVMEISHRSKDFLALTEKCEASLRRLMNISDEFEVLFMHGGGRGQFSAVPLNLHQNGKAAVYCENGVWSKSATDEANKFTQTHSINVRNDENGLFSIKEVAQWDLPEDASYIHYCPNETVDGLEIFDVPSHPTAPIIADMSSTILSREIDVNKFDLIYAGAQKNIGPSGIAIVIVRKTLLEREGLAKPGILDYALEAKQGSMFNTPPTFAWYLAAEVFAWLEQNGGVKAMEAQNIAKAKLLYDFIDESPFYTNKVATHCRSRMNVPFWLNDESLNEKFVTQSKEAGLLALEGHRIVGGMRASIYNAMPLAGVQALVDFMAAFAKEHS from the coding sequence ATGAGTAAATATAATTTTTGTGCGGGGCCAGCTATGCTTCCGCAAGCTGTGATGCAAAAAGCACAAAAAGAATTTTTAGACTGGCAAGACTTAGGTGTCTCTGTGATGGAAATAAGCCATCGCAGTAAAGATTTTTTAGCGCTTACTGAAAAATGCGAAGCTAGCCTTCGTCGTTTAATGAACATTAGCGATGAATTTGAAGTGTTATTCATGCATGGTGGCGGTCGCGGACAATTTAGCGCTGTGCCATTAAATTTACATCAAAATGGTAAAGCGGCGGTTTATTGCGAGAACGGCGTATGGTCTAAAAGTGCCACTGACGAAGCTAATAAATTTACTCAAACCCACTCAATCAATGTTAGAAATGACGAAAATGGGTTGTTTTCTATAAAAGAAGTAGCGCAATGGGATTTACCTGAAGATGCATCTTACATTCACTACTGCCCAAATGAAACGGTAGACGGATTAGAGATTTTTGATGTGCCGAGTCACCCAACGGCGCCTATTATTGCCGATATGTCGTCGACTATTTTGTCGCGTGAAATTGACGTAAATAAGTTTGATTTAATTTATGCTGGTGCCCAAAAAAATATAGGTCCATCAGGTATTGCTATTGTTATTGTTCGCAAAACATTACTTGAGCGTGAAGGGTTAGCTAAACCAGGTATTTTAGATTACGCGCTTGAAGCGAAACAAGGCAGCATGTTTAATACACCGCCTACTTTTGCTTGGTATTTAGCAGCCGAAGTGTTTGCATGGCTAGAGCAAAACGGTGGCGTAAAGGCAATGGAAGCACAAAATATTGCTAAAGCTAAGCTGCTTTATGACTTTATTGATGAATCACCTTTTTATACCAATAAAGTAGCGACGCATTGCCGCTCTCGTATGAATGTACCGTTTTGGTTAAACGATGAAAGCTTAAACGAAAAATTTGTAACGCAATCTAAAGAAGCCGGTTTACTTGCCCTAGAAGGGCACAGAATTGTAGGGGGTATGCGCGCAAGTATTTATAACGCAATGCCACTTGCAGGTGTGCAAGCATTGGTTGATTTTATGGCGGCATTTGCTAAGGAGCACAGCTAA
- the nrdA gene encoding class 1a ribonucleoside-diphosphate reductase subunit alpha — MNQQLSVSKRDGRKEPLDLDKIHRVIEWAAEGLNNVSVSQVELKSHIQFYDGIRTKDIHETIIKAAADQISKESPDYQYLAARLAVFHLRKKAYGQFEPPRLFDHVTKMVEDKRYDAHLLVDYTEQELDELDAYLDHSRDLNFSYAAVKQLEGKYLVQNRVTGEIYESAQFLYILVAASLFSDYPRETRTDYIKRFYDAVSTFKISLPTPIMSGVRTPTRQFSSCVLIECGDSLDSINATSSAIVKYVSQRAGIGINAGRIRALGSHIRNGEAYHTGCIPFYKHFQTAVKSCSQGGVRGGAATLFYPLWHLEVENLLVLKNNRGVDDNRVRHLDYGVQFNKLMYSRLIKDDYITLFSPSDVPGLYDAFFEDQDEFDALYVKYEQDESIRKKRIKAIELFSMFAQERASTGRIYLQNVDHCNTHSPFISKVAPIRQSNLCLEIALPTKPLNNVNDEEGEIALCTLSAFNLGAIESLDELEELAELAVRALDNLLDFQDYPVPAARNATMGRRTLGIGVINYAYYLAKNGKRYSDGSANALTHKTFEAIQYYLMKASNELAKERGACPKFNETTYSQGIMPTDTYKRDLDKICDEPLHLDWDSLRASIKEHGMRNSTLSALMPSETSSQISNATNGIEPPRGHISVKASKDGILKQVVPEYERLKDNYELLWDIPSNDGYLQLVGIMQKFIDQTISANTNYDPSKYEGGKVPMKVLLKDLLGAYKLGVKTLYYHNTRDGASDAQDDTPEVEDDDCAGGACKI, encoded by the coding sequence ATGAACCAACAGTTATCTGTAAGCAAGCGTGACGGGCGTAAAGAGCCTCTAGATCTTGATAAGATCCATCGCGTTATTGAATGGGCCGCCGAAGGTTTAAACAACGTATCGGTTTCACAGGTTGAATTAAAGTCACACATTCAATTTTACGACGGTATTCGTACAAAAGACATTCACGAAACCATCATTAAAGCAGCAGCCGATCAAATTTCAAAAGAGTCGCCTGACTACCAGTACTTAGCTGCCCGCTTAGCTGTATTCCACTTACGTAAAAAAGCGTATGGCCAGTTTGAGCCTCCACGTTTATTTGACCATGTTACAAAAATGGTTGAAGACAAACGCTACGATGCTCACTTACTTGTTGATTACACAGAGCAAGAGCTTGACGAGCTAGATGCTTATCTTGATCATTCGCGCGATCTTAACTTTAGCTACGCAGCAGTAAAGCAGCTTGAAGGTAAATACTTAGTACAAAACCGTGTAACAGGTGAAATTTACGAAAGCGCCCAGTTTTTATATATCTTAGTGGCTGCGAGTTTATTCTCTGACTATCCGCGGGAAACGCGTACTGACTACATCAAACGTTTTTACGATGCAGTATCAACATTTAAAATCTCTTTACCTACGCCAATTATGTCGGGTGTGCGTACGCCTACGCGTCAGTTTAGCTCGTGTGTACTTATTGAATGTGGCGACAGCCTTGATTCAATTAACGCCACATCATCTGCCATTGTTAAGTACGTTTCACAACGTGCAGGTATTGGTATTAACGCTGGGCGTATTCGTGCATTAGGTAGCCATATCCGTAATGGTGAGGCGTACCACACAGGTTGTATTCCTTTTTATAAGCACTTTCAAACAGCAGTTAAAAGCTGCTCGCAAGGTGGCGTACGTGGCGGTGCTGCAACGTTATTCTACCCGCTTTGGCATTTAGAAGTAGAAAACCTACTAGTACTTAAAAATAACCGTGGTGTTGATGATAACCGTGTGCGTCACTTAGATTACGGCGTACAGTTTAATAAACTAATGTATTCTCGTTTAATTAAAGACGACTACATTACGTTATTTAGCCCATCAGATGTGCCTGGCCTTTACGATGCATTCTTTGAAGACCAAGACGAGTTTGACGCGTTATATGTTAAATACGAGCAAGATGAGTCAATTCGTAAAAAGCGTATTAAAGCGATTGAGCTTTTCTCAATGTTCGCACAAGAGCGCGCCAGCACAGGCCGTATTTATTTACAAAATGTGGACCACTGTAATACGCACAGTCCGTTTATTTCTAAAGTTGCGCCAATTCGCCAATCTAACTTATGTTTAGAAATTGCATTGCCAACTAAGCCGTTAAATAACGTAAACGATGAAGAAGGCGAAATTGCCCTTTGTACGCTATCTGCATTTAACTTAGGCGCTATTGAGTCACTTGATGAACTCGAAGAGCTTGCCGAGCTTGCTGTACGTGCCCTTGATAACCTACTTGATTTCCAAGACTACCCTGTACCGGCTGCACGTAATGCCACTATGGGTCGTCGTACGTTAGGAATAGGCGTAATTAACTACGCTTACTACCTAGCTAAAAATGGTAAGCGTTACTCAGATGGCAGTGCTAATGCACTGACTCACAAAACGTTTGAAGCAATTCAATACTACTTAATGAAAGCGTCAAACGAGCTGGCTAAAGAGCGTGGTGCGTGTCCTAAATTTAACGAAACAACGTACTCACAAGGTATTATGCCAACGGATACGTACAAACGTGACTTAGATAAAATTTGTGATGAGCCACTGCACTTAGACTGGGATTCGTTACGTGCCAGCATTAAAGAGCACGGTATGCGTAACTCTACGCTTAGCGCATTAATGCCTTCAGAAACATCATCGCAAATCTCTAACGCAACTAACGGTATTGAGCCACCACGTGGACACATTAGCGTTAAAGCAAGTAAAGACGGTATTTTAAAACAAGTAGTTCCTGAGTACGAACGCTTAAAAGATAACTACGAGTTACTTTGGGATATTCCTTCAAACGATGGTTACTTACAGTTAGTGGGCATAATGCAAAAATTTATTGACCAAACTATTTCGGCCAATACTAATTATGATCCAAGTAAATACGAAGGCGGTAAAGTACCTATGAAAGTCTTATTAAAAGACTTACTAGGTGCCTATAAATTAGGTGTTAAAACCTTGTACTACCACAATACACGCGATGGTGCATCAGATGCACAAGACGACACACCAGAAGTGGAAGATGATGATTGTGCAGGCGGCGCGTGTAAAATTTAA
- the gyrA gene encoding DNA topoisomerase (ATP-hydrolyzing) subunit A, producing MTDLANEILPVNIEDELKNSYLDYAMSVIVGRALPDVRDGLKPVHRRVLFAMNELSNDWNKPYKKSARVVGDVIGKYHPHGDSAVYDTIVRMAQPFSLRYMLVDGQGNFGSVDGDSAAAMRYTEVRMAKMSHELLADLEKETVDFVPNYDGTEQIPDVLPTKVPNLLVNGSSGIAVGMATNIPPHNLTEVVNGCLALIQNPDLTIHELMDYIPGPDFPTAAIINGKKGIEDAYLTGRGKVYMRARADIETDEKTGRETIIVHEIPYQVNKARLIEKIAELVKDKKIEGISALRDESDKDGMRIVIEIKRGDVGEVILNNLYAQTQLQTVFGMNMVALINNQPKCFNLKEMLEEFVIHRREVVTRRTVFDLRKARDRAHTLEGLAIALANIDPIIELIRKSPTPAEAKVALTARPWDLGNVQAMLEKAGEDNVARPDWLASELGIRDGQYYISEQQAQAILDLRLHKLTGLEHEKILAEYQSLLDLIAELLHILSSPERLMEVIRDELVEIKEQYGDERRTEINAAAHDISLEDLINEEDVVVTLSHEGYVKYQALSDYEAQRRGGKGKSATKMKDEDFIERLLVANTHDTILCFSTAGRLYWLKVYQLPLASRAARGKPIVNLLPLEDDERITAILPVREYEEDKYIFMATAFGTVKKTPLTAYSRQRASGIIAVNLNEGDSLIGVDITDGSNEIMLFTDAGKVVRFKEAEESTVVDENGNPVLDEEGNPEIRFKGVRPMGRTATGVRGIKMADDQRVVSLIVPKSDGAILTVTENGYGKRTQLEDYPSKSRATQGVVSIKVSERNGAVVGAVQVDDNDEIMIISNRGTLVRTRVNEVSTVGRNTQGVILIRTIDEEQVVGLQRIEEIEVTDSDLVDIEDVETVDTVNEEATDDNPPSE from the coding sequence ATGACTGATCTCGCCAATGAAATTCTGCCAGTCAATATTGAAGACGAGTTAAAAAACTCCTACCTTGATTACGCAATGAGCGTAATTGTAGGACGTGCATTACCAGACGTACGTGATGGTTTAAAACCTGTTCACCGCCGCGTTTTGTTTGCAATGAACGAGCTTAGTAATGACTGGAATAAGCCTTACAAAAAATCGGCCCGTGTGGTCGGTGACGTAATTGGTAAATACCACCCACACGGCGACAGTGCAGTTTATGACACCATCGTACGTATGGCACAGCCATTCTCACTACGTTATATGCTTGTAGATGGCCAAGGTAACTTCGGTTCGGTTGATGGTGATTCAGCAGCGGCAATGCGTTATACAGAAGTTCGTATGGCAAAAATGTCGCATGAGTTATTAGCCGATCTTGAAAAAGAAACGGTTGATTTCGTTCCAAACTACGACGGTACCGAACAAATTCCTGACGTTTTACCAACCAAAGTGCCTAACTTACTAGTTAACGGTTCATCGGGTATTGCGGTAGGTATGGCAACAAACATTCCACCACATAACTTAACTGAAGTGGTTAATGGTTGTTTAGCGCTTATTCAAAATCCTGATTTAACAATCCATGAATTAATGGATTACATCCCAGGTCCTGATTTCCCAACGGCTGCCATCATTAATGGTAAAAAGGGCATTGAAGATGCTTATTTAACCGGCCGTGGTAAAGTGTACATGCGTGCCCGCGCCGACATCGAAACCGATGAAAAAACAGGCCGCGAAACCATTATCGTGCACGAAATTCCTTATCAAGTTAACAAAGCACGTTTAATTGAAAAAATTGCTGAGCTTGTTAAAGATAAAAAAATTGAAGGCATTAGCGCACTACGTGATGAATCAGATAAAGACGGTATGCGTATCGTTATTGAGATCAAACGTGGTGACGTAGGTGAAGTTATTTTAAATAACCTATACGCACAAACTCAGTTACAAACTGTGTTTGGTATGAATATGGTTGCATTAATTAATAACCAACCTAAGTGTTTCAACTTAAAAGAAATGCTTGAAGAGTTTGTTATTCACCGCCGTGAAGTGGTTACACGCCGTACCGTATTTGATTTACGTAAAGCGCGCGACCGTGCTCATACCCTTGAAGGTTTAGCAATTGCGCTTGCCAACATCGACCCAATTATTGAGCTTATTCGTAAATCGCCAACCCCAGCTGAGGCTAAAGTTGCCTTAACAGCTCGCCCATGGGATTTAGGTAACGTACAAGCGATGCTTGAAAAAGCAGGCGAAGACAACGTAGCCCGCCCAGATTGGCTCGCAAGCGAGCTTGGTATTCGCGATGGTCAGTACTATATTTCTGAGCAACAAGCGCAAGCAATTCTTGATTTACGTTTACACAAACTAACCGGCCTTGAGCATGAAAAAATCTTAGCAGAGTATCAATCGCTGTTAGATTTAATTGCTGAATTATTACATATATTAAGCAGCCCTGAGCGTTTAATGGAAGTTATTCGTGATGAGTTAGTTGAAATTAAAGAGCAATATGGTGATGAGCGCCGCACAGAAATTAACGCCGCAGCGCACGACATTAGCCTTGAAGATTTGATTAACGAAGAAGATGTTGTTGTGACCTTGTCGCACGAAGGTTATGTTAAGTATCAGGCTCTGTCTGATTACGAAGCGCAGCGCCGAGGTGGTAAAGGTAAGTCAGCAACAAAGATGAAAGATGAAGATTTCATTGAGCGTCTTTTAGTGGCTAACACCCACGACACCATTTTATGTTTCTCGACTGCGGGTCGGTTGTACTGGCTTAAAGTATACCAGTTACCACTGGCTAGTCGCGCCGCACGCGGTAAGCCAATTGTTAACTTACTGCCACTTGAAGATGATGAGCGTATTACTGCTATCTTACCTGTACGCGAGTACGAAGAAGATAAGTACATCTTTATGGCAACTGCGTTTGGTACCGTGAAGAAAACACCACTAACGGCATACAGCCGTCAACGTGCAAGCGGTATTATTGCGGTAAACCTCAACGAAGGCGATAGCCTAATTGGGGTTGATATTACCGACGGTAGCAACGAAATTATGTTGTTTACTGATGCAGGTAAAGTAGTACGCTTTAAAGAAGCGGAAGAGTCTACTGTAGTTGATGAAAACGGTAACCCGGTACTTGACGAAGAAGGCAACCCTGAAATTCGTTTCAAAGGTGTTCGTCCTATGGGTCGTACTGCTACTGGCGTTCGTGGTATTAAAATGGCCGACGACCAACGCGTAGTGTCATTAATTGTGCCAAAATCTGACGGTGCTATTTTAACCGTGACTGAAAATGGTTATGGTAAACGTACTCAACTTGAAGATTATCCATCTAAGAGCCGTGCAACACAAGGTGTTGTATCTATCAAGGTGAGTGAGCGTAATGGCGCAGTAGTTGGTGCTGTACAAGTTGACGACAACGATGAAATAATGATTATTTCAAACCGTGGTACACTTGTTCGTACCCGTGTTAATGAAGTATCGACAGTTGGACGTAACACCCAAGGTGTTATTTTGATCAGAACTATTGACGAAGAGCAAGTAGTTGGTTTACAACGTATCGAAGAGATTGAAGTTACAGATAGTGACTTAGTTGATATTGAAGACGTTGAAACGGTTGATACAGTAAATGAAGAAGCAACGGATGATAATCCACCTTCTGAATAA
- the yfaE gene encoding class I ribonucleotide reductase maintenance protein YfaE: MNDKPTASITLADNSQCIEFSTGCPSVLHCLENQKIDVAYQCREGYCGACRATLVSGQVQYNEEPLAFVREGEILLCCCKPNGHISINLK; encoded by the coding sequence ATGAATGACAAACCCACTGCAAGTATAACGCTTGCAGATAACAGCCAGTGTATTGAATTTAGCACTGGCTGCCCTTCAGTTTTACATTGCTTAGAAAACCAAAAAATAGACGTAGCTTATCAGTGCCGCGAAGGCTATTGCGGCGCGTGTAGAGCCACCTTAGTCTCTGGCCAAGTACAATATAACGAAGAACCTTTAGCCTTTGTACGCGAGGGAGAAATACTGCTGTGCTGCTGTAAACCTAATGGCCACATTAGTATAAATCTAAAATAG
- the nrdB gene encoding class Ia ribonucleoside-diphosphate reductase subunit beta, giving the protein MSYTTFSRNHNDQMQEPMFFGQTVNVSRYDQQKYPIFEKLIEKQLSFFWRPEEVDVSKDRLDFQALPEHEKHIFLSNLKYQTLLDSVQGRSPNVALLPIVSIPELETWIETWAFSETIHSRSYTHIIRNVTQSPELIFDDIVSNEKISERADAVTTYYDDLINGVSLYNLYGEGKHEINGQTVVISLFDLKKKLYLAMMSVNILEAIRFYVSFACSFAFAERELMEGNAKIIKLIARDEALHLSGTQHILNIMQDGKDDPEMAIVAAQCREEAIKMFVEAAEQEKEWAEYLFKDGSMIGLNKHILCQYVEYITNARMTAIGLPAQFENNSNPIPWINSWLVSDNVQVAPQEAEISSYLVGQIDSQVDASEFGDFDL; this is encoded by the coding sequence ATGTCTTATACTACTTTTAGTCGTAACCATAATGATCAAATGCAAGAGCCAATGTTTTTTGGCCAAACCGTTAACGTTTCGCGTTACGATCAACAAAAATACCCTATTTTTGAAAAATTGATTGAAAAGCAACTTTCGTTTTTTTGGCGTCCAGAAGAAGTAGACGTAAGTAAAGACCGTTTAGACTTTCAAGCATTACCAGAGCACGAAAAGCACATATTTTTAAGTAACTTAAAATATCAAACGCTGCTTGATAGTGTACAAGGTCGCTCGCCAAACGTTGCTCTACTCCCCATTGTGTCTATTCCTGAGCTAGAAACATGGATAGAAACGTGGGCATTTAGCGAAACTATCCATAGTCGCTCTTATACCCACATTATTCGTAACGTAACACAGTCACCCGAGCTTATTTTTGATGACATTGTAAGTAACGAAAAAATCAGCGAACGTGCTGATGCGGTAACCACCTATTACGACGATTTAATTAATGGCGTGTCGCTTTATAACCTGTATGGCGAGGGCAAGCACGAAATTAACGGTCAAACCGTCGTGATTAGTTTATTCGATCTTAAAAAGAAACTTTACCTTGCAATGATGTCGGTAAATATTCTTGAAGCCATTCGTTTTTATGTTAGTTTTGCCTGCTCATTTGCCTTTGCAGAACGTGAATTAATGGAAGGTAACGCTAAAATCATCAAGCTAATCGCACGTGATGAAGCACTTCACCTATCGGGTACGCAGCATATTTTAAACATTATGCAAGATGGTAAAGACGACCCAGAAATGGCGATTGTTGCCGCGCAGTGCCGTGAAGAAGCGATTAAAATGTTTGTTGAGGCCGCAGAGCAAGAAAAAGAATGGGCCGAATACCTGTTCAAAGATGGCTCAATGATTGGCTTAAATAAACACATTTTGTGTCAGTATGTTGAATACATCACTAATGCACGTATGACAGCAATTGGCTTACCAGCGCAGTTTGAAAACAACAGCAACCCTATTCCATGGATCAACTCTTGGCTTGTGTCTGATAACGTGCAAGTTGCGCCGCAAGAAGCTGAAATTAGCTCATACCTTGTAGGTCAAATCGACTCTCAAGTAGATGCCTCAGAATTTGGTGACTTTGATTTATAA
- a CDS encoding DUF1287 domain-containing protein, with protein MIRYYLYLFALMSFSGAANTFDEDITAALIERTTHNITYNGAYYSIGYPGGDVPSNIGVCTDVIIRAYRTLGVDLQKRVHEDMQAHFTHYPSKRIWGLSKPDKNIDHRRVPNLQVFFKKHGAVLAKSTNPNDYKVGDIVTWMLPGSLPHIGMVVSASTEEGDNPLIVHNIGRGPEKSDMLFAYPITGHYRYASEHFTAAN; from the coding sequence ATGATTCGTTATTATCTATATTTATTCGCGCTTATGTCTTTTTCTGGTGCTGCTAATACATTTGATGAAGACATAACCGCAGCTTTAATCGAAAGAACAACGCATAATATTACTTATAATGGCGCTTATTATTCAATTGGCTACCCAGGTGGTGATGTGCCGAGCAATATTGGGGTATGTACAGATGTAATTATTAGGGCGTACCGCACACTTGGCGTAGATTTACAAAAACGTGTACACGAAGACATGCAAGCGCACTTTACTCACTATCCGTCAAAGCGTATATGGGGGTTATCAAAACCTGATAAAAATATAGACCACCGACGTGTGCCAAATTTACAAGTGTTTTTTAAAAAGCACGGCGCTGTTTTAGCAAAATCTACAAACCCGAATGATTACAAAGTCGGAGATATAGTCACGTGGATGTTACCGGGTAGTTTACCGCATATAGGTATGGTTGTCAGTGCAAGCACAGAAGAAGGCGATAACCCGTTAATAGTGCATAATATTGGCCGAGGGCCTGAAAAAAGCGACATGTTGTTTGCTTATCCGATCACTGGGCATTACCGTTATGCAAGCGAGCATTTTACTGCTGCCAATTAG
- the ubiG gene encoding bifunctional 2-polyprenyl-6-hydroxyphenol methylase/3-demethylubiquinol 3-O-methyltransferase UbiG, whose amino-acid sequence MTEHQNVDNAEIAKFEAIAERWWDQDGEFKPLHEINPLRLDFVANKSQGLFDKETLDVGCGGGILSESMARMGAHVTGIDMGQEPLTVAKLHSLETGVNVDYIKVPAEEFATQHPARFDVITCMEMLEHVPDPASIIHAVAKLAKPGADVFFSTLNKTPKAYLFAIVGAEKLLKMVPEGTHDHNKFIKPAQLIAWAEQAGLKVRASAGLSYNPLSKQYSLNTDVSVNYILHFEKLA is encoded by the coding sequence ATGACCGAACATCAAAATGTAGATAACGCAGAAATAGCAAAATTTGAAGCCATTGCAGAGCGATGGTGGGACCAAGACGGAGAGTTTAAACCTCTTCACGAAATCAACCCATTACGATTAGACTTTGTGGCTAACAAAAGCCAAGGCTTATTTGATAAAGAGACACTCGATGTAGGCTGTGGCGGCGGCATTCTTAGTGAAAGCATGGCACGCATGGGCGCACACGTAACCGGTATAGACATGGGCCAAGAGCCACTCACTGTGGCCAAACTACACAGCCTAGAAACCGGTGTAAATGTTGACTATATAAAAGTACCTGCAGAGGAGTTTGCAACCCAGCACCCTGCTCGCTTTGATGTAATAACCTGTATGGAGATGCTGGAGCACGTACCTGACCCTGCTTCTATTATTCATGCAGTAGCAAAGCTTGCCAAGCCTGGGGCTGATGTGTTTTTCTCAACACTAAATAAAACACCTAAAGCTTACTTGTTTGCTATTGTAGGTGCTGAAAAGCTATTAAAAATGGTGCCTGAGGGCACTCACGATCACAACAAATTTATCAAACCTGCACAACTTATTGCATGGGCTGAGCAAGCCGGTTTAAAAGTACGTGCCAGCGCAGGCCTTAGCTACAATCCGCTTTCTAAGCAGTATTCATTAAATACCGATGTGAGTGTTAATTACATTCTTCATTTTGAGAAGTTAGCGTAA
- a CDS encoding HAD family hydrolase: MASSHTHLTPFEYDAFLFDLDGTLLDTADDLGAALNAVLKSEGVAQIAPEAYRKVASNGAGALLELGFKALWASQPQTERIKQLVSYYSQNLATHTHCFEGIESLLIALENQGIKWGIMTNKPGFLTDPLVAAIPALKNAHVVISGDTLAEAKPSPLPLLHCTKLMNVDPKRCLYVGDAQRDIEAGKAAGMHTATALWGYIPSIDVAKGWEADFNWHSPIDAFNHI; the protein is encoded by the coding sequence ATGGCTAGCTCTCATACCCACTTGACTCCTTTTGAGTACGACGCTTTTTTATTTGATTTAGATGGCACCTTGCTTGATACAGCAGACGATTTAGGTGCTGCTTTAAATGCCGTACTTAAAAGTGAAGGTGTTGCGCAAATAGCGCCTGAAGCGTATAGGAAAGTAGCTTCTAATGGCGCCGGCGCATTACTTGAACTTGGCTTTAAAGCGCTATGGGCATCGCAACCACAAACTGAACGAATAAAACAATTAGTCAGTTACTACAGCCAAAACCTAGCCACACACACCCACTGCTTCGAAGGCATAGAATCATTACTCATAGCCCTTGAGAACCAAGGTATAAAATGGGGAATAATGACCAATAAGCCAGGGTTTTTAACCGATCCATTAGTGGCTGCTATACCCGCTTTAAAAAATGCACACGTTGTGATCAGTGGCGATACTCTCGCCGAGGCTAAACCATCACCTTTGCCCTTATTACACTGTACAAAACTGATGAACGTAGATCCTAAACGTTGTTTATACGTAGGTGATGCGCAACGAGATATAGAAGCAGGTAAAGCCGCAGGTATGCACACAGCAACAGCGCTTTGGGGCTATATACCAAGTATTGATGTAGCTAAGGGCTGGGAAGCCGATTTTAACTGGCACAGCCCTATTGATGCTTTTAACCATATATAG